Proteins encoded within one genomic window of Apis mellifera strain DH4 linkage group LG1, Amel_HAv3.1, whole genome shotgun sequence:
- the LOC551555 gene encoding uncharacterized protein DDB_G0283697 isoform X1, with translation MAVVGKAIVVLTSTMSEENEHTSEETEAEMNTENRNKEQSKSETCVLNNETEQPMLEDEEMPTYISVSTPSKREDSDIDNAKQQSRVPLEEDNSQSPYRSDDQGGGSIYVLSSGEESNHPYNDEDEDEYADSEDTNEMELENEHENAMLEDEEEEDEDEDDDDDEINPLRLHNDDYEDIEYVPMCFDRASDDFILNNRLKPRHKEKSLSLQDLSISKKNAHLRYNKKRHSLNAFRYNYLRMQQNPILYPTVRKRQMVPSKYQHVESKVKQYIKNMKEQNRRSMEKRMKEQEFTMNKNYEENENCDTERLKNTRITNKTIKDYVEKAIQDLQQEEIESNNLMYDTAQLLENGENDKTSDKAIENRYKHNRKDIEYNDVQNEKRVQNSDDKLEKRNGSVDVNKHRVEYQDTLETKNIKFGNVNQSSLVNNHQPTPTFINLRTLSYEEYMHDVSNTGRREELSEQRQEKTNETRVYNETEMIGSQEMDNGNIDCPLKIASVKSICTMQDESENLNFTKMNATEKINIENTEVIELKARLSQKDAQFHNLRDAYQKVLTENIKMKQELDVLKNSLAKYKNENRTCETKIASVQTETIKESVSNRDTVNSEETNNKISRSSVASTGSSNDQWMESDYSPAISIKPPDLTPILNSDDSIVLADAGVPKKIMHPLSRTFITSSRILQTLSNITQGKTKVESPLIRNNKKRLNEKSSNKSSNLDCDSPIHSSCSKKRKATEMPGSSTFVKPFKIPHTTVESLEGKNNTDGANDVEYKYSMEEHVSSKMEKEEETTEVDKNINGPISVETKMEGTDDCEDNVKCFIYREDENSKNKSFLIQAGESTKNELDDEKNRIQECGPYLLGNLEVRMSEINGTISVWGKEINNEYTSDNEDDMEESEKKLSEKKTCHFWPNTSQTRFNGSPLMCSTNKKQKVPLKFNRSNVSQCCHSLSLNSIKMHPLVDDVGDKRHTNNTFSPNSSISSCKNCNSSMCRKERSMCKDISQEKLHSCCVHHIEIMDKECSCGSYHEKQKHDVNLKHCKDKFHNKGIRRNLCKNIFTSDSKNHSHENCTANIDKGICKYHTCRCSLQNITDNNDSRSQCCNVARDVSCTYKFSDNTNNTEIHRNSDRCNHSPSKDGEEDPLIPLKRTNETLEARQRRLSGGKRVRGILMDFLKGCGDCRNNSSLSKNNYQRKETPYTVNDPSQIKISPSSIPEPTCSSSTQCNDRCCHAYARRIESQLEEFRIEMERIRSRSDAILDMLGILHSVDMN, from the exons ATGGCGGTTGTCGGAAAAGCGATCGTAG TATTAACTTCTACGATGTCGGAAGAAAATGAACATACTTCTGAAGAAACTGAGGCAGAAATGAATACGGAAAATCGCAATAAAGAACAATCGAAAAGTGAAACGTGCGTGTTGAACAATGAAACGGAACAACCTATGTTGGAAGACGAAGAAATGCCAACGTATATCAGTGTATCTACTCCATCGAAACGCGAAGATTCGGATATCGATAATGCTAAACAACAAAGCAGAGTTCCGCTAGAAGAAGATAATAGTCAAAGTCCTTATCGTAGTGATGATCAAGGAGGAGGTAGTATCTACGTATTATCTTCCGGTGAAGAGAGTAATCATCCGTATAATGACGAAGATGAAGATGAATATGCGGATAGCGAAG ATACGAATGAAATGGAGCTTGAGAATGAACATGAGAATGCGATGTTGGAAgatgaagaggaagaagatgaGGATGAggatgacgatgatgatgagaTAAATCCTTTGAGACTACATAACGATGATTACGAAGATATTGAATATGTACCGATGTGTTTTGATAGAGCGTCtgatgattttatattgaataatagatTGAAACCACggcataaagaaaaaagtttatccTTGCAAGATTTaagtatttcgaaaaaaaatgctCATTTACGTTATAACAAGAAGAGACATAGTTTAAATGCTTTTAGATATAACTATTTACGTATGCAACAAAATCCGATATTGTATCCTACTGTGCGGAAAAGGCAAATGGTACCGTCTAAGTATCAACACGTGGAAAGTAAAGTGAAACAATACataaagaatatgaaagaaCAGAATAGAAGATCGATGGAAAAGCGTATGAAAGAACAAGAATTTACGATGAATAAGAATTATGAAGAGAATGAga ATTGTGACACcgaacgtttaaaaaatacgagaataacgaataaaactataaaagatTATGTGGAAAAAGCTATTCAGGATTTGCaacaagaagaaattgaaagtaataatttgATGTACGATACGGcgcaattattagaaaatggagaaaatgataaaacttcTGATAAAGCGATCGAAAACCGATATAAACATAATCGAAAAGATATCGAATACAATGACgttcaaaatgaaaaacgtGTGCAAAATTCTGATGATAAATTGGAGAAACGAAACGGTTCTGTGGACGTTAATAAACATCGTGTTGAATATCAAGATACTTTAGagactaaaaatataaaattcggtAACGTGAATCAATCTTCTCTGGTTAATAATCATCAGCCGACGCCTACGTTTATAAATTTGCGCACATTGAGCTACGAGGAATACATGCATGATGTTTCTAATACTGGTCGGAGGGAAGAATTGTCCGAGCAAAGACaagaaaaaacgaacgaaACTCGAGTGTATAACGAAACGGAAATGATTGGTTCGCAAGAAATGGATAACGGTAATATTGATTGTCCTTTGAAAATTGCAAGCGTTAAAAGTATCTGCACGATGCAAGATGAAtcggaaaatttaaattttacaaagatgAATGCgactgaaaaaataaatatcgagaatACCGAAGTGATTGAATTGAAGGCTCGGCTTAGTCAAAAAGACGCGCAATTTCATAATTTGCGAGATGCTTATCAAAAAGTATTgactgaaaatataaaaatgaaacaagaattggatgttttaaaaaattctttggcaaaatataaaaatgaaaatagaacgTGTGAAACGAAAATTGCGTCTGTACAAACTGAAACGATTAAAGAATCTGTTTCTAATCGGGATACCGTAAATTCggaagaaacgaataataaaatatctcgtaGCAGTGTTGCATCTACGGGAAGTTCTAACGATCAATGGATGGAAAGTGATTATAGTCCGGCTATATCTATTAAACCTCCTGATTTGACTCCCATTCTTAATTCGGATGATAGTATTGTACTCGCTGATGCTGGcgttccaaaaaaaataatgcatcCGTTATCTCGAACGTTTATTACCTCGTCTAGAATTTTACAAACGCTTTCGAATATAACGCAAGGTAAGACAAAAGTTGAAAGTCCTTTGATAAGAAATAACAAGAaacgattaaacgaaaaatcttcgaataaatCGTCAAATTTAGATTGCGATTCTCCGATTCATTCATCCTGttccaagaaaagaaaagcaaCGGAAATGCCTGGTTCTTCTACTTTTGTTAAACCTTTTAAAATACCTCACACAACCGTGGAATCTTTGGAAGGGAAAAACAATACTGATGGTGCGAATGATGTGGAGTATAAATATTCCATGGAGGAACATGTATCgtcgaaaatggaaaaagaagaggaaactaCGGaggttgataaaaatattaatggtcCTATTTCTGTGGAAACTAAGATGGAAGGAACGGATGATTGTGAGGACAATGTGAAATGTTTCATATATAGAGAGGatgaaaatagtaaaaacAAAAGTTTTCTGATTCAAGCGGGAGAATCGACGAAGAATGAATtggatgatgaaaaaaatcgtaTTCAAGAATGTGGTCCGTATTTGTTGGGTAATCTTGAGGTACGAATGTCCGAGATAAACGGAACGATAAGCGTATGgggtaaagaaataaataatgaatatacgaGTGATAATGAGGATGATATGGAGGAATCCGAAAAGAAATTGTCCGAAAAGAAAACGTGCCATTTTTGGCCAAATACATCGCAAACTAGATTTAATGGAAGCCCGCTTATGTGTTCTACTAATAAAAAACAGAAAGTtccgttaaaatttaataggtCCAATGTTTCTCAATGTTGCCATTCTTTGTcgttaaattcgataaaaatgcaTCCTTTGGTAGATGATGTAGGTGATAAAAGACATACGAATAATACTTTCAGCCCGAATAGTAGTATCTCTTCTTGTAAAAACTGCAATTCTTCGATGTGTCGTAAAGAACGATCGATGTGTAAAGATATTTCccaagaaaaattacattccTGTTGTGTGCatcatattgaaattatggATAAGGAATGCAGTTGTGGTTCGTATCATGAGAAACAAAAACATGATGTTAATCTTAAGCAttgtaaagataaatttcacaataagGGAATTCGGagaaatttatgcaaaaatatatttacatcggATTCGAAGAATCATTCGCATGAAAATTGTACCGCGAACATCGATAAAGGAATTTGCAAATACCATACGTGTCGATGTTCGCTTCAAAATATAACGGACAACAACGATTCACGTTCGCAATGTTGCAACGTTGCTAGAGATGTTTcttgtacatataaattttcggACAATACGAATAACACGGAAATCCACAGAAATTCTGATAGGTGTAATCATAGTCCCTCAAAAGATGGCGAAGAAGATCCTTTAATTCCGCTTAAACGAACTAATGAAACGCTTGaa GCGAGACAACGAAGATTAAGCGGTGGTAAAAGAGTGCGAGGAATTCTTAtggattttttaaaaggaTGTGGAGATTGTCGTAATAATAGTagtttaagtaaaaataattatcagcGAAAAGAAACACCTTATACGGTAAATGATCCTtcgcaaattaaaatttctccttcttctataCCCGAGCCTACGTGTTCTAGTTCTACGCAATGCAATGACAG ATGTTGCCATGCGTATGCGCGCAGGATCGAATCTCAACTCGAAGAATTTCGAATAGAAATGGAAAGAATACGATCGCGCTCGGACGCGATCCTAGATATGCTCGGTATACTTCATTCTGTGGACATGAACTAA
- the LOC551555 gene encoding MATH and LRR domain-containing protein PFE0570w isoform X3, whose amino-acid sequence MAVVGKAIVVLTSTMSEENEHTSEETEAEMNTENRNKEQSKSETCVLNNETEQPMLEDEEMPTYISVSTPSKREDSDIDNAKQQSRVPLEEDNSQSPYRSDDQGGGSIYVLSSGEESNHPYNDEDEDEYADSEDTNEMELENEHENAMLEDEEEEDEDEDDDDDEINPLRLHNDDYEDIEYVPMCFDRASDDFILNNRLKPRHKEKSLSLQDLSISKKNAHLRYNKKRHSLNAFRYNYLRMQQNPILYPTVRKRQMVPSKYQHVESKVKQYIKNMKEQNRRSMEKRMKEQEFTMNKNYEENENCDTERLKNTRITNKTIKDYVEKAIQDLQQEEIESNNLMYDTAQLLENGENDKTSDKAIENRYKHNRKDIEYNDVQNEKRVQNSDDKLEKRNGSVDVNKHRVEYQDTLETKNIKFGNVNQSSLVNNHQPTPTFINLRTLSYEEYMHDVSNTGRREELSEQRQEKTNETRVYNETEMIGSQEMDNGNIDCPLKIASVKSICTMQDESENLNFTKMNATEKINIENTEVIELKARLSQKDAQFHNLRDAYQKVLTENIKMKQELDVLKNSLAKYKNENRTCETKIASVQTETIKESVSNRDTVNSEETNNKISRSSVASTGSSNDQWMESDYSPAISIKPPDLTPILNSDDSIVLADAGVPKKIMHPLSRTFITSSRILQTLSNITQDCDSPIHSSCSKKRKATEMPGSSTFVKPFKIPHTTVESLEGKNNTDGANDVEYKYSMEEHVSSKMEKEEETTEVDKNINGPISVETKMEGTDDCEDNVKCFIYREDENSKNKSFLIQAGESTKNELDDEKNRIQECGPYLLGNLEVRMSEINGTISVWGKEINNEYTSDNEDDMEESEKKLSEKKTCHFWPNTSQTRFNGSPLMCSTNKKQKVPLKFNRSNVSQCCHSLSLNSIKMHPLVDDVGDKRHTNNTFSPNSSISSCKNCNSSMCRKERSMCKDISQEKLHSCCVHHIEIMDKECSCGSYHEKQKHDVNLKHCKDKFHNKGIRRNLCKNIFTSDSKNHSHENCTANIDKGICKYHTCRCSLQNITDNNDSRSQCCNVARDVSCTYKFSDNTNNTEIHRNSDRCNHSPSKDGEEDPLIPLKRTNETLEARQRRLSGGKRVRGILMDFLKGCGDCRNNSSLSKNNYQRKETPYTVNDPSQIKISPSSIPEPTCSSSTQCNDRCCHAYARRIESQLEEFRIEMERIRSRSDAILDMLGILHSVDMN is encoded by the exons ATGGCGGTTGTCGGAAAAGCGATCGTAG TATTAACTTCTACGATGTCGGAAGAAAATGAACATACTTCTGAAGAAACTGAGGCAGAAATGAATACGGAAAATCGCAATAAAGAACAATCGAAAAGTGAAACGTGCGTGTTGAACAATGAAACGGAACAACCTATGTTGGAAGACGAAGAAATGCCAACGTATATCAGTGTATCTACTCCATCGAAACGCGAAGATTCGGATATCGATAATGCTAAACAACAAAGCAGAGTTCCGCTAGAAGAAGATAATAGTCAAAGTCCTTATCGTAGTGATGATCAAGGAGGAGGTAGTATCTACGTATTATCTTCCGGTGAAGAGAGTAATCATCCGTATAATGACGAAGATGAAGATGAATATGCGGATAGCGAAG ATACGAATGAAATGGAGCTTGAGAATGAACATGAGAATGCGATGTTGGAAgatgaagaggaagaagatgaGGATGAggatgacgatgatgatgagaTAAATCCTTTGAGACTACATAACGATGATTACGAAGATATTGAATATGTACCGATGTGTTTTGATAGAGCGTCtgatgattttatattgaataatagatTGAAACCACggcataaagaaaaaagtttatccTTGCAAGATTTaagtatttcgaaaaaaaatgctCATTTACGTTATAACAAGAAGAGACATAGTTTAAATGCTTTTAGATATAACTATTTACGTATGCAACAAAATCCGATATTGTATCCTACTGTGCGGAAAAGGCAAATGGTACCGTCTAAGTATCAACACGTGGAAAGTAAAGTGAAACAATACataaagaatatgaaagaaCAGAATAGAAGATCGATGGAAAAGCGTATGAAAGAACAAGAATTTACGATGAATAAGAATTATGAAGAGAATGAga ATTGTGACACcgaacgtttaaaaaatacgagaataacgaataaaactataaaagatTATGTGGAAAAAGCTATTCAGGATTTGCaacaagaagaaattgaaagtaataatttgATGTACGATACGGcgcaattattagaaaatggagaaaatgataaaacttcTGATAAAGCGATCGAAAACCGATATAAACATAATCGAAAAGATATCGAATACAATGACgttcaaaatgaaaaacgtGTGCAAAATTCTGATGATAAATTGGAGAAACGAAACGGTTCTGTGGACGTTAATAAACATCGTGTTGAATATCAAGATACTTTAGagactaaaaatataaaattcggtAACGTGAATCAATCTTCTCTGGTTAATAATCATCAGCCGACGCCTACGTTTATAAATTTGCGCACATTGAGCTACGAGGAATACATGCATGATGTTTCTAATACTGGTCGGAGGGAAGAATTGTCCGAGCAAAGACaagaaaaaacgaacgaaACTCGAGTGTATAACGAAACGGAAATGATTGGTTCGCAAGAAATGGATAACGGTAATATTGATTGTCCTTTGAAAATTGCAAGCGTTAAAAGTATCTGCACGATGCAAGATGAAtcggaaaatttaaattttacaaagatgAATGCgactgaaaaaataaatatcgagaatACCGAAGTGATTGAATTGAAGGCTCGGCTTAGTCAAAAAGACGCGCAATTTCATAATTTGCGAGATGCTTATCAAAAAGTATTgactgaaaatataaaaatgaaacaagaattggatgttttaaaaaattctttggcaaaatataaaaatgaaaatagaacgTGTGAAACGAAAATTGCGTCTGTACAAACTGAAACGATTAAAGAATCTGTTTCTAATCGGGATACCGTAAATTCggaagaaacgaataataaaatatctcgtaGCAGTGTTGCATCTACGGGAAGTTCTAACGATCAATGGATGGAAAGTGATTATAGTCCGGCTATATCTATTAAACCTCCTGATTTGACTCCCATTCTTAATTCGGATGATAGTATTGTACTCGCTGATGCTGGcgttccaaaaaaaataatgcatcCGTTATCTCGAACGTTTATTACCTCGTCTAGAATTTTACAAACGCTTTCGAATATAACGCAAG ATTGCGATTCTCCGATTCATTCATCCTGttccaagaaaagaaaagcaaCGGAAATGCCTGGTTCTTCTACTTTTGTTAAACCTTTTAAAATACCTCACACAACCGTGGAATCTTTGGAAGGGAAAAACAATACTGATGGTGCGAATGATGTGGAGTATAAATATTCCATGGAGGAACATGTATCgtcgaaaatggaaaaagaagaggaaactaCGGaggttgataaaaatattaatggtcCTATTTCTGTGGAAACTAAGATGGAAGGAACGGATGATTGTGAGGACAATGTGAAATGTTTCATATATAGAGAGGatgaaaatagtaaaaacAAAAGTTTTCTGATTCAAGCGGGAGAATCGACGAAGAATGAATtggatgatgaaaaaaatcgtaTTCAAGAATGTGGTCCGTATTTGTTGGGTAATCTTGAGGTACGAATGTCCGAGATAAACGGAACGATAAGCGTATGgggtaaagaaataaataatgaatatacgaGTGATAATGAGGATGATATGGAGGAATCCGAAAAGAAATTGTCCGAAAAGAAAACGTGCCATTTTTGGCCAAATACATCGCAAACTAGATTTAATGGAAGCCCGCTTATGTGTTCTACTAATAAAAAACAGAAAGTtccgttaaaatttaataggtCCAATGTTTCTCAATGTTGCCATTCTTTGTcgttaaattcgataaaaatgcaTCCTTTGGTAGATGATGTAGGTGATAAAAGACATACGAATAATACTTTCAGCCCGAATAGTAGTATCTCTTCTTGTAAAAACTGCAATTCTTCGATGTGTCGTAAAGAACGATCGATGTGTAAAGATATTTCccaagaaaaattacattccTGTTGTGTGCatcatattgaaattatggATAAGGAATGCAGTTGTGGTTCGTATCATGAGAAACAAAAACATGATGTTAATCTTAAGCAttgtaaagataaatttcacaataagGGAATTCGGagaaatttatgcaaaaatatatttacatcggATTCGAAGAATCATTCGCATGAAAATTGTACCGCGAACATCGATAAAGGAATTTGCAAATACCATACGTGTCGATGTTCGCTTCAAAATATAACGGACAACAACGATTCACGTTCGCAATGTTGCAACGTTGCTAGAGATGTTTcttgtacatataaattttcggACAATACGAATAACACGGAAATCCACAGAAATTCTGATAGGTGTAATCATAGTCCCTCAAAAGATGGCGAAGAAGATCCTTTAATTCCGCTTAAACGAACTAATGAAACGCTTGaa GCGAGACAACGAAGATTAAGCGGTGGTAAAAGAGTGCGAGGAATTCTTAtggattttttaaaaggaTGTGGAGATTGTCGTAATAATAGTagtttaagtaaaaataattatcagcGAAAAGAAACACCTTATACGGTAAATGATCCTtcgcaaattaaaatttctccttcttctataCCCGAGCCTACGTGTTCTAGTTCTACGCAATGCAATGACAG ATGTTGCCATGCGTATGCGCGCAGGATCGAATCTCAACTCGAAGAATTTCGAATAGAAATGGAAAGAATACGATCGCGCTCGGACGCGATCCTAGATATGCTCGGTATACTTCATTCTGTGGACATGAACTAA